The Melospiza georgiana isolate bMelGeo1 chromosome Z, bMelGeo1.pri, whole genome shotgun sequence genome contains a region encoding:
- the KATNAL2 gene encoding katanin p60 ATPase-containing subunit A-like 2 isoform X3, with translation MELACQALKTTHQAREAEEMRTEARRKNLLILILHYLMEKGYVDAANALEQETKLGLRGFEVCDNIDLETILMEYESYYFVKFQKYPKITKKVLDTAENKQQLRSGGRARRTAASSQNVPRVKQQTVQRSVSKTSAGSTAEPKSSTKESPRQNSDGADTLDQSDFGLSISGIGKTGGDSSHPRKGQIIDYRKMIQDAVRVPPDGIPLNSLNCDPDPSERLLKPLSAFTGMTGEMRELAVVVSKDIYLHKPNVKWDDIIGLDAAKRLVKEAVVYPIKYPELFTGILSPWKGLLLYGPPGTGKTLLAKAVATECNTTFFNISASTIVSKWRGDSEKLVRVLFELARYHAPSTIFLDELESVMSQRGTVPGELDSAMLRRLEKRILVDLPSEEARRVMIQHWLPPLSNSGGVKLRAELDYSLLSRETNGYSGSDIKLVCKEAAMRPVRKIFDALENHQPGNSNLPTIQLDTITTADFLDVITHTKPSAKNLSQKYTDWQREFESV, from the exons GAGGAGATGCGAACAGAAGCTCGTCGGAAAAATCTCCTCATTCTAATTTTGCATTATTTAATGGAGAAAGG GTATGTTGATGCTGCAAATGCTTTGGAACAAGAGACAAAATTAGGTTTACGTGGCTTTGAAGTTTGTGACAACATTGATCTTGAGACAATATTGATGGAATATGAAAGCTACTATTTTGTAAAATTTCAAAAGTATCCTAAAATTACCAAAAAGGTCCTGGACACTG cagaaaataaacaacagcTGAGAAGTGGAGGAAGAGCAAGAAG GACAGCAGCTTCTTCTCAGAATGTACCAAGGGTCAAACAACAGACAGTGCAACGATCAGTATCAAAAACTTCAGCTGGGAGTACAGCAGAACCTAAATCCTCCACCAAGGAGAGCCCCAGACAG AATAGTGATGGTGCAGATACTCTGGATCAATCTGATTTTGGCTTAAGCATCTCAGGAATCGGCAAAACTGGAGGAGACAGCTCTCACCCAAGAAAG gGCCAAATAATTGACTACCGCAAGATGATTCAGGATGCTGTCAGAGTGCCACCAGATGGAATTCCCTTGAACAGCCTTAATTGTGATCCAGATCCATCA gAACGATTATTGAAACCTCTTAGTGCTTTTACTGGCATGACTGGTGAGATGAGAGAACTTGCAGTGGTTGTGAGTAAA GACATTTATCTCCATAAGCCAAACGTGAAGTGGGATGATATTATAGGGCTGGATGCAGCTAAAAGGCTGGTCAAGGAAGCAGTTGTTTACCCCATAAAG TATCCAGAGCTGTTTACTGGCATTCTGTCCCCTTGGAAAGGATTGTTGCTCTATGGACCACCAG GTACTGGAAAAACTTTGCTTGCTAAGGCTGTTGCCACAGAATGCAATACAACCTTTTTCAACATATCAGCATCCACCATTGTCAGCAAATGGAGAGGTGATTCAGAAAAACTTGTCCGG GTGTTGTTTGAGCTCGCCCGGTACCACGCTCCTTCCACAATTTTCCTGGATGAGCTGGAGTCAGTTATGAGTCAGAGAGGCACTGTTCCTGG ggagctggactCTGCCATGCTGCGGCGGCTGGAGAAGAGGATCCTGGTGGACCTGCCGAGCGAGGAGGCGCGGCGGGTGATGATCCAGCACTGGCTGCCCCCTCTGAGCAACAGCGGCGGCGTCAAGCTCCGGGCGGAGCTGGACTACAGCCTGCTGAGCcgg GAAACAAATGGATACTCTGGCTCAGACATAAAACTCGTGTGCAAGGAGGCAGCCATGAGACCAGTGAGAAAAATTTTCGATGCTCTGGAAAATCATCAGCCAG GTAACAGTAACTTGCCCACGATCCAGCTGGACACAATCACAACCGCAGATTTCCTGGATGTGATCACCCACACCAAGCCATCAGCAAAGAATCTGAGCCAGAAGTACACAGACTGGCAGAGGGAATTTGAGTCTGTCTGA
- the KATNAL2 gene encoding katanin p60 ATPase-containing subunit A-like 2 isoform X4 codes for MELACQALKTTHQAREAEEMRTEARRKNLLILILHYLMEKGYVDAANALEQETKLGLRGFEVCDNIDLETILMEYESYYFVKFQKYPKITKKVLDTAENKQQLRSGGRARRTAASSQNVPRVKQQTVQRSVSKTSAGSTAEPKSSTKESPRQNSDGADTLDQSDFGLSISGIGKTGGDSSHPRKGQIIDYRKMIQDAVRVPPDGIPLNSLNCDPDPSERLLKPLSAFTGMTGEMRELAVVVSKDIYLHKPNVKWDDIIGLDAAKRLVKEAVVYPIKYPELFTGILSPWKGLLLYGPPGTGKTLLAKAVATECNTTFFNISASTIVSKWRGDSEKLVRGAGLCHAAAAGEEDPGGPAERGGAAGDDPALAAPSEQQRRRQAPGGAGLQPAEPGGQGQHLGVQALPHRSWAPPQLTWEPARAALETNGYSGSDIKLVCKEAAMRPVRKIFDALENHQPGNSNLPTIQLDTITTADFLDVITHTKPSAKNLSQKYTDWQREFESV; via the exons GAGGAGATGCGAACAGAAGCTCGTCGGAAAAATCTCCTCATTCTAATTTTGCATTATTTAATGGAGAAAGG GTATGTTGATGCTGCAAATGCTTTGGAACAAGAGACAAAATTAGGTTTACGTGGCTTTGAAGTTTGTGACAACATTGATCTTGAGACAATATTGATGGAATATGAAAGCTACTATTTTGTAAAATTTCAAAAGTATCCTAAAATTACCAAAAAGGTCCTGGACACTG cagaaaataaacaacagcTGAGAAGTGGAGGAAGAGCAAGAAG GACAGCAGCTTCTTCTCAGAATGTACCAAGGGTCAAACAACAGACAGTGCAACGATCAGTATCAAAAACTTCAGCTGGGAGTACAGCAGAACCTAAATCCTCCACCAAGGAGAGCCCCAGACAG AATAGTGATGGTGCAGATACTCTGGATCAATCTGATTTTGGCTTAAGCATCTCAGGAATCGGCAAAACTGGAGGAGACAGCTCTCACCCAAGAAAG gGCCAAATAATTGACTACCGCAAGATGATTCAGGATGCTGTCAGAGTGCCACCAGATGGAATTCCCTTGAACAGCCTTAATTGTGATCCAGATCCATCA gAACGATTATTGAAACCTCTTAGTGCTTTTACTGGCATGACTGGTGAGATGAGAGAACTTGCAGTGGTTGTGAGTAAA GACATTTATCTCCATAAGCCAAACGTGAAGTGGGATGATATTATAGGGCTGGATGCAGCTAAAAGGCTGGTCAAGGAAGCAGTTGTTTACCCCATAAAG TATCCAGAGCTGTTTACTGGCATTCTGTCCCCTTGGAAAGGATTGTTGCTCTATGGACCACCAG GTACTGGAAAAACTTTGCTTGCTAAGGCTGTTGCCACAGAATGCAATACAACCTTTTTCAACATATCAGCATCCACCATTGTCAGCAAATGGAGAGGTGATTCAGAAAAACTTGTCCGG ggagctggactCTGCCATGCTGCGGCGGCTGGAGAAGAGGATCCTGGTGGACCTGCCGAGCGAGGAGGCGCGGCGGGTGATGATCCAGCACTGGCTGCCCCCTCTGAGCAACAGCGGCGGCGTCAAGCTCCGGGCGGAGCTGGACTACAGCCTGCTGAGCcgggtgggcagggacagcatcTCGGCGTGCAGGCACTgccacacaggagctgggcacctCCTCAGCTCACCTGGGAACCAGCGAGAGCGGCACTG GAAACAAATGGATACTCTGGCTCAGACATAAAACTCGTGTGCAAGGAGGCAGCCATGAGACCAGTGAGAAAAATTTTCGATGCTCTGGAAAATCATCAGCCAG GTAACAGTAACTTGCCCACGATCCAGCTGGACACAATCACAACCGCAGATTTCCTGGATGTGATCACCCACACCAAGCCATCAGCAAAGAATCTGAGCCAGAAGTACACAGACTGGCAGAGGGAATTTGAGTCTGTCTGA
- the KATNAL2 gene encoding katanin p60 ATPase-containing subunit A-like 2 isoform X2, with protein MELACQALKTTHQAREAEEMRTEARRKNLLILILHYLMEKGYVDAANALEQETKLGLRGFEVCDNIDLETILMEYESYYFVKFQKYPKITKKVLDTENKQQLRSGGRARRTAASSQNVPRVKQQTVQRSVSKTSAGSTAEPKSSTKESPRQNSDGADTLDQSDFGLSISGIGKTGGDSSHPRKGQIIDYRKMIQDAVRVPPDGIPLNSLNCDPDPSERLLKPLSAFTGMTGEMRELAVVVSKDIYLHKPNVKWDDIIGLDAAKRLVKEAVVYPIKYPELFTGILSPWKGLLLYGPPGTGKTLLAKAVATECNTTFFNISASTIVSKWRGDSEKLVRVLFELARYHAPSTIFLDELESVMSQRGTVPGGEHEGSRRMKTELLVQMDGLARSDDLVFVLAASNLPWELDSAMLRRLEKRILVDLPSEEARRVMIQHWLPPLSNSGGVKLRAELDYSLLSRETNGYSGSDIKLVCKEAAMRPVRKIFDALENHQPGNSNLPTIQLDTITTADFLDVITHTKPSAKNLSQKYTDWQREFESV; from the exons GAGGAGATGCGAACAGAAGCTCGTCGGAAAAATCTCCTCATTCTAATTTTGCATTATTTAATGGAGAAAGG GTATGTTGATGCTGCAAATGCTTTGGAACAAGAGACAAAATTAGGTTTACGTGGCTTTGAAGTTTGTGACAACATTGATCTTGAGACAATATTGATGGAATATGAAAGCTACTATTTTGTAAAATTTCAAAAGTATCCTAAAATTACCAAAAAGGTCCTGGACACTG aaaataaacaacagcTGAGAAGTGGAGGAAGAGCAAGAAG GACAGCAGCTTCTTCTCAGAATGTACCAAGGGTCAAACAACAGACAGTGCAACGATCAGTATCAAAAACTTCAGCTGGGAGTACAGCAGAACCTAAATCCTCCACCAAGGAGAGCCCCAGACAG AATAGTGATGGTGCAGATACTCTGGATCAATCTGATTTTGGCTTAAGCATCTCAGGAATCGGCAAAACTGGAGGAGACAGCTCTCACCCAAGAAAG gGCCAAATAATTGACTACCGCAAGATGATTCAGGATGCTGTCAGAGTGCCACCAGATGGAATTCCCTTGAACAGCCTTAATTGTGATCCAGATCCATCA gAACGATTATTGAAACCTCTTAGTGCTTTTACTGGCATGACTGGTGAGATGAGAGAACTTGCAGTGGTTGTGAGTAAA GACATTTATCTCCATAAGCCAAACGTGAAGTGGGATGATATTATAGGGCTGGATGCAGCTAAAAGGCTGGTCAAGGAAGCAGTTGTTTACCCCATAAAG TATCCAGAGCTGTTTACTGGCATTCTGTCCCCTTGGAAAGGATTGTTGCTCTATGGACCACCAG GTACTGGAAAAACTTTGCTTGCTAAGGCTGTTGCCACAGAATGCAATACAACCTTTTTCAACATATCAGCATCCACCATTGTCAGCAAATGGAGAGGTGATTCAGAAAAACTTGTCCGG GTGTTGTTTGAGCTCGCCCGGTACCACGCTCCTTCCACAATTTTCCTGGATGAGCTGGAGTCAGTTATGAGTCAGAGAGGCACTGTTCCTGG TGGTGAGCACGAAGGAAGTCGGCGGATGAAAACAGAATTACTGGTGCAGATGGATGGCTTGGCCCGATCTGATGATCTTGTATTTGTTTTAGCAGCTTCCAATCTGCCATG ggagctggactCTGCCATGCTGCGGCGGCTGGAGAAGAGGATCCTGGTGGACCTGCCGAGCGAGGAGGCGCGGCGGGTGATGATCCAGCACTGGCTGCCCCCTCTGAGCAACAGCGGCGGCGTCAAGCTCCGGGCGGAGCTGGACTACAGCCTGCTGAGCcgg GAAACAAATGGATACTCTGGCTCAGACATAAAACTCGTGTGCAAGGAGGCAGCCATGAGACCAGTGAGAAAAATTTTCGATGCTCTGGAAAATCATCAGCCAG GTAACAGTAACTTGCCCACGATCCAGCTGGACACAATCACAACCGCAGATTTCCTGGATGTGATCACCCACACCAAGCCATCAGCAAAGAATCTGAGCCAGAAGTACACAGACTGGCAGAGGGAATTTGAGTCTGTCTGA
- the KATNAL2 gene encoding katanin p60 ATPase-containing subunit A-like 2 isoform X1: protein MELACQALKTTHQAREAEEMRTEARRKNLLILILHYLMEKGYVDAANALEQETKLGLRGFEVCDNIDLETILMEYESYYFVKFQKYPKITKKVLDTAENKQQLRSGGRARRTAASSQNVPRVKQQTVQRSVSKTSAGSTAEPKSSTKESPRQNSDGADTLDQSDFGLSISGIGKTGGDSSHPRKGQIIDYRKMIQDAVRVPPDGIPLNSLNCDPDPSERLLKPLSAFTGMTGEMRELAVVVSKDIYLHKPNVKWDDIIGLDAAKRLVKEAVVYPIKYPELFTGILSPWKGLLLYGPPGTGKTLLAKAVATECNTTFFNISASTIVSKWRGDSEKLVRVLFELARYHAPSTIFLDELESVMSQRGTVPGGEHEGSRRMKTELLVQMDGLARSDDLVFVLAASNLPWELDSAMLRRLEKRILVDLPSEEARRVMIQHWLPPLSNSGGVKLRAELDYSLLSRETNGYSGSDIKLVCKEAAMRPVRKIFDALENHQPGNSNLPTIQLDTITTADFLDVITHTKPSAKNLSQKYTDWQREFESV from the exons GAGGAGATGCGAACAGAAGCTCGTCGGAAAAATCTCCTCATTCTAATTTTGCATTATTTAATGGAGAAAGG GTATGTTGATGCTGCAAATGCTTTGGAACAAGAGACAAAATTAGGTTTACGTGGCTTTGAAGTTTGTGACAACATTGATCTTGAGACAATATTGATGGAATATGAAAGCTACTATTTTGTAAAATTTCAAAAGTATCCTAAAATTACCAAAAAGGTCCTGGACACTG cagaaaataaacaacagcTGAGAAGTGGAGGAAGAGCAAGAAG GACAGCAGCTTCTTCTCAGAATGTACCAAGGGTCAAACAACAGACAGTGCAACGATCAGTATCAAAAACTTCAGCTGGGAGTACAGCAGAACCTAAATCCTCCACCAAGGAGAGCCCCAGACAG AATAGTGATGGTGCAGATACTCTGGATCAATCTGATTTTGGCTTAAGCATCTCAGGAATCGGCAAAACTGGAGGAGACAGCTCTCACCCAAGAAAG gGCCAAATAATTGACTACCGCAAGATGATTCAGGATGCTGTCAGAGTGCCACCAGATGGAATTCCCTTGAACAGCCTTAATTGTGATCCAGATCCATCA gAACGATTATTGAAACCTCTTAGTGCTTTTACTGGCATGACTGGTGAGATGAGAGAACTTGCAGTGGTTGTGAGTAAA GACATTTATCTCCATAAGCCAAACGTGAAGTGGGATGATATTATAGGGCTGGATGCAGCTAAAAGGCTGGTCAAGGAAGCAGTTGTTTACCCCATAAAG TATCCAGAGCTGTTTACTGGCATTCTGTCCCCTTGGAAAGGATTGTTGCTCTATGGACCACCAG GTACTGGAAAAACTTTGCTTGCTAAGGCTGTTGCCACAGAATGCAATACAACCTTTTTCAACATATCAGCATCCACCATTGTCAGCAAATGGAGAGGTGATTCAGAAAAACTTGTCCGG GTGTTGTTTGAGCTCGCCCGGTACCACGCTCCTTCCACAATTTTCCTGGATGAGCTGGAGTCAGTTATGAGTCAGAGAGGCACTGTTCCTGG TGGTGAGCACGAAGGAAGTCGGCGGATGAAAACAGAATTACTGGTGCAGATGGATGGCTTGGCCCGATCTGATGATCTTGTATTTGTTTTAGCAGCTTCCAATCTGCCATG ggagctggactCTGCCATGCTGCGGCGGCTGGAGAAGAGGATCCTGGTGGACCTGCCGAGCGAGGAGGCGCGGCGGGTGATGATCCAGCACTGGCTGCCCCCTCTGAGCAACAGCGGCGGCGTCAAGCTCCGGGCGGAGCTGGACTACAGCCTGCTGAGCcgg GAAACAAATGGATACTCTGGCTCAGACATAAAACTCGTGTGCAAGGAGGCAGCCATGAGACCAGTGAGAAAAATTTTCGATGCTCTGGAAAATCATCAGCCAG GTAACAGTAACTTGCCCACGATCCAGCTGGACACAATCACAACCGCAGATTTCCTGGATGTGATCACCCACACCAAGCCATCAGCAAAGAATCTGAGCCAGAAGTACACAGACTGGCAGAGGGAATTTGAGTCTGTCTGA
- the HDHD2 gene encoding haloacid dehalogenase-like hydrolase domain-containing protein 2, translated as MAARRALKAVLVDLNGTLHIEDTAVPGAQEALKRLRGAPLTVRFVTNTTKESKRDLLERLTRLGFDIAEHEIFTSLTAARNLLEQQQVRPLLLVDDKALPDFTGIGTDNPNAVVVGLAPEHFHYEMMNKAFRLILEGAPLIAIHKARYFKKKDGLCLGPGPFVTGLEYATDTKATVVGKPEKTFFLEALRGTGCAPEEAVMIGDDCRDDVGGAQQAGMRGILVRTGKYRPADENKINPAPYLTCENFPEAVEHILKQML; from the exons ATGGCGGCGCGGCGCGCGCTGAAGGCCGTGCTGGTGGATCTCAATGGCACCCTCCACATCGAGGACACAGCTGTGCCCGGCGCCCAGGAGGCCCTCAAAAG GCTGCGCGGTGCCCCGCTGACCGTGCGGTTCGTGACCAACACCACCAAGGAGAGCAagagggacctgctggagcGGCTGACGCGTCTGGGCTTCGACATCGCCGAGCACGAGATCTTCACCTCCCTGACAGCAGCCAGGAacctcctggagcagcagcaggtgcgGCCCCTGCTCCTGGTGGATGACAAGGCCCTGCCTGATTTCACAG GGATTGGCACAGATAACCCCAATGCTGTGGTGGTGGGACTGGCTCCTGAGCACTTCCACTACGAGATGATGAACAAAGCCTTTCG GTTGATTTTGGAGGGGGCGCCTCTCATAGCGATCCACAAAGCCAGGTATTTCAAGAAGAAGGATGGCCTGTGTCTGGGACCTGGACCTTTTGTGACAGGGCTGGAGTATGCAACAGACACCAAAGCCACCGTGGTGGGGAAGCCAGAGAAGACTTTCTTCCTGGAGGCTCTGCGGGGCACGGGCTGTGCCCCCGAGGAGGCCGTCATGATTGGAGAC gacTGCAGGGATGATGTTGGTGGTGCCCAGCAGGCAGGCATGCGTGGGATTTTGGTAAGGACAG GTAAATACCGTCCAgcagatgaaaacaaaattaaccCGGCTCCCTACTTGACCTGTGAGAATTTCCCAGAGGCAGTGGAACATATCCTGAAGCAGATGTTGTGA